A region from the Amycolatopsis camponoti genome encodes:
- a CDS encoding VOC family protein, with product MAKLMSVHHLALTVTDVDRSVPWYVRVLDLEEVIRREEPDTGLRKVVLRSAGDEFSVVLVQHADTGRRGFDERRTGLDHVAFRVQTTTELAEWECRLAEFGVSYLPAAPSRTFEGSQVVVFRDPDGIQLEIWADPEL from the coding sequence ATGGCAAAACTCATGTCCGTGCACCATCTGGCGCTCACCGTGACCGATGTGGACCGCAGCGTGCCCTGGTACGTCCGCGTTCTCGATCTCGAGGAGGTCATCCGGCGCGAAGAGCCGGACACGGGACTGCGCAAGGTTGTGCTCCGGTCCGCCGGGGACGAATTCTCCGTGGTGCTGGTCCAGCACGCGGACACCGGAAGACGCGGGTTCGACGAACGCAGAACCGGACTCGACCACGTCGCTTTCCGGGTCCAGACGACCACCGAGCTGGCCGAGTGGGAGTGCCGGCTCGCCGAGTTCGGGGTGTCGTACCTGCCCGCCGCGCCTTCGCGGACGTTCGAAGGATCGCAGGTCGTCGTGTTCCGCGATCCGGACGGCATCCAGCTGGAGATCTGGGCGGACCCGGAGCTCTGA
- a CDS encoding isopenicillin N synthase family dioxygenase, with protein sequence MTALRTFELPDSVSGTTVDRILGRQLVRTWETDGIFQVAATGEQDRTTGEALAASRRFFARSLPEKAKFVSDLTYSGYIASGEEVTAGEADYSEIFTVCPDVPLADTRVAEGWPCHGPVPWPDEDYRAAMKNYLHEVGEIGEKLLKLVALGLGADLDQLTRLTRNGWHHMRVLRFPARSATTERGIGAHTDYGLLVIAAQDDVGGLFIRPPVPGEPRNRNWLPEESTAGMYQDEEPWHFVEPEPRVFTVFPGDILQFLTGGRLLSTPHKVRLATRERYTLAYFHEPSFGATVRPLSSEDGDDEYIHYGTHFTNMFTRCYPDRVTTQRIHQEERLVTLDRLRARSLSG encoded by the coding sequence ATGACCGCGTTGCGTACGTTCGAGCTCCCTGATTCGGTGAGCGGGACGACTGTTGATCGAATACTGGGCCGTCAGCTGGTCCGCACCTGGGAGACCGACGGGATCTTCCAGGTCGCCGCCACGGGGGAGCAGGACCGGACCACCGGGGAAGCGCTTGCTGCCAGCCGGCGGTTCTTCGCCAGATCGTTGCCCGAGAAGGCGAAGTTCGTCAGCGATCTGACCTACAGCGGCTACATCGCGTCCGGGGAAGAGGTGACCGCGGGCGAGGCCGACTACTCCGAGATCTTCACGGTGTGCCCCGATGTCCCGCTCGCCGACACCCGGGTGGCCGAAGGCTGGCCGTGCCACGGGCCGGTGCCCTGGCCGGACGAGGATTACCGGGCGGCGATGAAAAACTATCTCCACGAGGTCGGGGAAATCGGTGAAAAACTGCTGAAACTCGTCGCGCTCGGACTGGGGGCGGACCTCGATCAATTGACCCGGCTCACTCGAAACGGGTGGCACCACATGCGCGTGCTGCGGTTTCCGGCCCGCTCCGCGACGACCGAACGCGGAATCGGCGCGCACACCGACTACGGCCTGCTCGTGATCGCCGCCCAGGACGACGTCGGGGGTCTCTTCATCCGGCCGCCGGTGCCCGGTGAACCGCGCAACCGGAACTGGCTGCCGGAGGAGAGCACGGCCGGGATGTACCAGGACGAGGAGCCGTGGCACTTCGTCGAGCCCGAGCCGCGCGTGTTCACCGTCTTCCCCGGCGACATCCTCCAGTTCCTCACCGGTGGCCGGCTGCTGTCGACGCCGCACAAGGTCCGGCTCGCGACGCGCGAGCGGTACACGCTGGCGTACTTCCACGAGCCGTCGTTCGGTGCGACTGTCCGCCCCCTGAGCAGCGAAGACGGCGACGACGAGTACATCCACTACGGCACCCACTTCACGAACATGTTCACCCGCTGCTACCCCGACCGGGTGACCACGCAGCGGATCCACCAGGAAGAGCGCTTGGTCACGCTCGACCGTCTCCGGGCGCGGAGCCTGAGCGGCTGA
- a CDS encoding SDR family oxidoreductase — translation MTLIVTGGSRGIGAAICTLAASRGYDVVVNYSGDSAPALAVADEVRSHGRQALAVRADVSVEDDVRALFDAAAELGPVNALVNNAAIVGNTPGRLDSYDVGVVRRTLDVNVTGVFLCCREAVRRMSTRYGGDGGAIVTISSTAARTGSAGEWVHYAASKAAVDTLTFGLAQEVAGEGIRVNAVAPGMIHTGLHEAAGLPDRMAKYAPQIPMGRAGEPAEIAEAVLFLLSPASSFTTGAVLDVGGGR, via the coding sequence TTGACTCTCATCGTCACGGGTGGCAGCCGGGGGATCGGCGCGGCCATCTGCACGCTGGCGGCCTCGCGCGGCTACGACGTCGTGGTCAACTACTCCGGCGATTCCGCGCCCGCTCTCGCGGTGGCCGACGAGGTGCGTTCGCACGGCCGTCAGGCGCTGGCGGTCCGCGCGGACGTCTCGGTGGAGGACGACGTCCGCGCGCTGTTCGACGCGGCCGCCGAGCTGGGCCCGGTGAACGCGCTGGTCAACAACGCCGCGATCGTCGGCAACACGCCCGGGCGGCTCGACTCCTACGACGTCGGGGTCGTCCGGCGGACCCTCGACGTCAACGTCACCGGCGTGTTCCTGTGCTGCCGTGAGGCGGTCCGCCGGATGTCGACGCGGTACGGCGGCGACGGCGGCGCGATCGTCACCATCTCCTCGACGGCCGCGCGGACCGGGTCGGCCGGGGAGTGGGTGCACTACGCGGCGTCGAAGGCCGCCGTCGACACGTTGACGTTCGGGCTCGCCCAGGAGGTCGCGGGCGAGGGCATCCGGGTCAACGCCGTCGCGCCCGGGATGATCCACACTGGCCTGCACGAGGCGGCCGGCCTGCCGGACCGGATGGCGAAGTACGCGCCGCAGATCCCGATGGGGCGCGCCGGGGAGCCGGCCGAAATCGCCGAAGCGGTGCTGTTCCTGCTGTCGCCGGCGTCGTCGTTCACCACGGGAGCGGTGCTCGACGTCGGTGGCGGCCGTTGA
- a CDS encoding nucleoside/nucleotide kinase family protein, translating into MTAFDDLLARAEGLTVRGQRNVLGIIGAPASGKTTLAWALANALGSRAAVVGMDGFHLAQVELRRLERTERKGAPDTFDAAGYYHMIKRLAEGRETVYAPEFRREIEEPIAGAVAVPPEVQLVITEGNYLLLPDDPWSAIRPLLTEAWFLAPDEPERIERLVSRHRRYGRSLVEARRRALGSDQRNADLISQTRDRADLVLENLPLANFAI; encoded by the coding sequence ATGACGGCGTTCGACGACCTGCTGGCCCGGGCCGAGGGCCTGACCGTGCGCGGGCAGCGCAACGTGCTGGGCATCATCGGCGCGCCCGCGTCGGGCAAGACCACGCTGGCCTGGGCGCTGGCCAACGCGCTCGGCTCGCGCGCCGCGGTGGTCGGCATGGACGGCTTCCACCTCGCGCAGGTCGAGCTGCGCCGGCTGGAGCGCACCGAGCGCAAGGGCGCCCCGGACACGTTCGACGCGGCCGGCTACTACCACATGATCAAGCGGCTCGCCGAAGGCCGCGAGACGGTCTACGCGCCGGAGTTCCGCCGCGAGATCGAGGAGCCGATCGCCGGCGCGGTGGCCGTGCCGCCGGAGGTCCAGCTGGTGATCACCGAGGGCAACTACCTGCTGCTGCCGGACGACCCGTGGAGCGCCATCCGGCCGCTGCTCACCGAGGCGTGGTTCCTCGCGCCGGACGAGCCCGAGCGGATCGAACGGCTGGTGTCGCGCCACCGCCGCTACGGCCGTTCGCTGGTCGAGGCCCGCCGCCGCGCGCTCGGCTCGGACCAGCGCAACGCCGACCTCATCTCCCAGACGCGCGACCGCGCGGACCTGGTGCTGGAGAACCTGCCGCTGGCGAACTTCGCGATTTGA
- a CDS encoding PfkB family carbohydrate kinase: MLLAGLCTVDVVQRVDELPAPGEKVQSLRVDVAAGGPATNAAVTAAALGAEATLLTVLGAHPLAALARADLEACGVRVVDLDPTRSDPPPVSAVAVRERDGERTVVSRNAAGSEVTWSGTLDADVVLVDGHHPNLALAVAKAANADGVPVVLDAGSWKPVLDELLPLVGIAACSAHFRAPEPGLHQRGVPTVITTAGPRPVRWSTADGGSGEVPVASVEARDTLGAGDVWHGALAVAVTREPTVTDRIRFANEVAAERVRQVGPRSWTTAIAGRNRT; this comes from the coding sequence GTGCTGCTGGCGGGGCTGTGCACCGTGGACGTCGTCCAGCGGGTCGACGAGCTTCCGGCGCCGGGCGAGAAGGTGCAGTCACTGCGGGTGGACGTCGCGGCCGGGGGGCCCGCGACGAACGCCGCGGTGACGGCCGCCGCGCTCGGGGCCGAGGCGACCTTGCTGACGGTCCTCGGTGCACACCCGCTGGCGGCGCTCGCCCGCGCCGACCTCGAAGCTTGTGGCGTGCGGGTCGTCGACCTCGATCCCACGCGGTCCGATCCGCCGCCGGTCAGCGCCGTCGCCGTCCGCGAACGCGACGGCGAACGCACGGTCGTCTCGCGCAACGCGGCGGGCTCCGAAGTCACCTGGAGCGGCACGCTCGACGCGGACGTGGTGCTCGTCGACGGCCACCACCCGAACCTCGCGCTGGCCGTCGCGAAGGCCGCCAACGCCGACGGCGTGCCGGTCGTGCTCGACGCCGGGAGCTGGAAACCCGTGCTCGACGAACTCCTCCCGCTGGTCGGCATCGCCGCGTGTTCCGCGCACTTCCGCGCCCCGGAACCCGGTCTCCACCAGCGCGGCGTCCCGACCGTCATCACGACCGCGGGGCCCCGCCCGGTGCGGTGGTCCACTGCGGACGGCGGCTCGGGTGAGGTGCCTGTCGCGAGCGTCGAAGCGCGAGACACACTAGGTGCGGGCGACGTCTGGCACGGCGCGCTCGCCGTGGCCGTGACGCGCGAACCGACGGTGACGGACCGGATTCGCTTCGCCAACGAGGTGGCCGCCGAACGGGTGCGGCAGGTGGGACCGCGGTCGTGGACGACCGCGATCGCAGGAAGGAACAGGACATGA
- a CDS encoding ATP-binding cassette domain-containing protein — MTEPILQARGLVKRYGRVTAIDGADFDLLPGEVLAVVGDNGAGKSSLIKALSGAVIPDEGEIKVDGQTVHFKSPLDARHYGIETVYQDLAVAPALDIASNMFLGREKRLKGPLGLFRKLDTATMRSEAQRILDELGINIKSISQPVETLSGGQRQGVAVARAAAFGTKAVIMDEPTAALGVAESGKVLDLIGRIRDRGLPVVLISHNMPHVFDIADRIHVHRLGKRVAVVSPKTHTMNQVVGLLTGALRLNENGEIEEAAAATHVAGLT, encoded by the coding sequence ATGACCGAACCGATCCTGCAGGCCCGTGGCCTGGTGAAACGCTACGGCCGGGTGACCGCCATCGACGGCGCCGACTTCGACCTGCTCCCCGGCGAGGTGCTCGCCGTGGTCGGGGACAACGGCGCCGGGAAGTCGTCGCTCATCAAAGCCCTGTCCGGAGCGGTGATCCCGGACGAGGGAGAGATCAAAGTGGACGGTCAGACCGTCCACTTCAAGTCCCCTTTGGACGCTCGGCACTACGGGATCGAGACGGTGTACCAGGACCTCGCCGTCGCGCCCGCGCTCGACATCGCGTCGAACATGTTCCTGGGCCGGGAAAAGCGGCTCAAGGGTCCGCTCGGGCTGTTCCGCAAGCTCGACACCGCGACCATGCGGTCCGAGGCGCAGCGGATCCTCGACGAGCTGGGGATCAACATCAAGTCGATCTCCCAGCCCGTCGAGACGCTTTCCGGTGGTCAGCGCCAAGGCGTCGCCGTGGCCCGCGCGGCCGCGTTCGGCACCAAGGCCGTGATCATGGACGAGCCCACCGCCGCGCTCGGCGTCGCCGAGTCCGGCAAGGTGCTCGACCTCATCGGCCGGATCCGCGACCGCGGCCTGCCGGTGGTGCTGATCAGCCACAACATGCCGCACGTCTTCGACATCGCCGACCGCATCCACGTGCACCGCCTCGGCAAGCGCGTCGCGGTCGTCTCGCCGAAGACGCACACGATGAACCAGGTCGTCGGCCTGCTCACGGGTGCGTTGCGGCTCAACGAAAACGGCGAGATCGAAGAGGCCGCCGCCGCTACCCATGTGGCCGGCTTGACGTGA
- a CDS encoding ABC transporter permease: MTTATVSTRDTKDRESLGEFLLRAPAVGPALALVVAIVVFSLATDTFFDLDNLSTVVQQSLVVGTLALGQTLVILIAGIDLSNAASMVVATLIMAKLAAAGTNGFVALLAGVVLTIIVGIFIGGLATRVKLPAFIITLGTFTMLTAVSKLIAGGQAVPVTDGVLQWLGTKRYLFGGIPITYGMTLALLMYLGVWYALTKTAWGKHVYAVGNAPESARLSGIKVNRTVLSVYIVAGLTFGIAAWQALGRTPNADPNQFQLGNLDSITAVVLGGTSLFGGRGSVLGTLMGALVVAVLRSGLTQMNVDGNYQDLATGALLIAAVVVDRIARRQQQS, encoded by the coding sequence ATGACCACCGCGACAGTGTCCACAAGGGACACGAAGGACCGTGAGTCGCTCGGCGAGTTCCTCCTCCGCGCCCCCGCGGTCGGCCCGGCGCTCGCGCTGGTCGTCGCGATCGTGGTGTTCTCGCTGGCCACGGACACCTTCTTCGACCTCGACAACCTGTCCACGGTGGTCCAGCAGTCGCTGGTCGTCGGGACGCTCGCGCTGGGCCAAACGCTCGTCATCCTCATCGCGGGCATCGACCTGTCCAACGCGGCCTCGATGGTCGTCGCGACGCTGATCATGGCGAAGCTCGCCGCGGCGGGTACCAACGGCTTCGTCGCGCTGCTCGCCGGCGTCGTGCTGACGATCATCGTCGGCATCTTCATCGGCGGGCTCGCCACGCGGGTCAAGCTCCCGGCGTTCATCATCACGCTCGGCACGTTCACCATGCTGACCGCGGTTTCGAAGCTGATCGCCGGCGGCCAGGCCGTCCCGGTGACCGACGGGGTGCTGCAGTGGCTCGGCACCAAGCGCTACCTCTTCGGCGGCATCCCGATCACCTACGGCATGACGCTGGCGCTGCTGATGTACCTCGGCGTCTGGTACGCGCTGACGAAAACCGCGTGGGGCAAGCACGTCTACGCGGTCGGCAACGCACCGGAGTCCGCGCGACTGTCCGGCATCAAGGTCAACCGCACGGTCCTCTCGGTGTACATCGTGGCCGGGCTGACCTTCGGCATCGCCGCCTGGCAGGCGCTCGGCCGCACGCCGAACGCCGACCCGAACCAGTTCCAGCTCGGCAACCTCGACTCGATCACCGCCGTCGTCCTCGGTGGGACGAGCCTCTTCGGCGGCCGCGGTTCGGTGCTCGGGACGCTGATGGGCGCGCTGGTCGTGGCCGTGCTGCGGTCCGGGCTGACGCAGATGAACGTGGACGGCAACTACCAGGACCTCGCCACCGGCGCCCTGCTCATCGCCGCCGTCGTGGTGGACCGGATCGCGAGGAGGCAGCAGCAGTCATGA
- a CDS encoding substrate-binding domain-containing protein, whose translation MRQRSLTALTLAAVLVATTGCTVERHWGGSTNTGGSGKAKVGLVTKTDTNPYFVELRNSARAAAQANGADFSALAGQFDGDNDGQVRAIENLVQQGANTILITPSSSTGVLKAIKDARDAGILVIALDTATEPPDAVDATFATDNFAAGEQQGAYVKAALKGVPPKLLMVDGTAGSSVDTQRHGGFLKGIGLTDGSPEIKGHTAANGDQSLAQQGMENLLQRSTDINAVYSMNEPMGRGAYAALKARGLTGQIVMGSIDGGCEGVQNVKDGQYAATVMQFPKKMAEQGVLAAVDYAKTGKKPTGFVNTGSAVITDKPLPGVESHDTAWGLQNCWGGPK comes from the coding sequence ATGAGACAGCGAAGTCTCACCGCACTCACACTGGCCGCCGTGCTCGTCGCGACGACCGGCTGCACCGTCGAACGCCACTGGGGTGGCAGCACGAACACCGGCGGGAGCGGCAAAGCGAAGGTCGGCCTGGTGACCAAGACCGACACGAACCCCTACTTCGTCGAACTGCGCAACTCCGCCAGAGCGGCCGCGCAGGCCAACGGCGCCGACTTCAGCGCGCTCGCCGGCCAGTTCGACGGCGACAACGACGGCCAGGTCCGCGCCATCGAGAACCTGGTGCAGCAGGGCGCGAACACCATCCTCATCACACCCAGCTCGTCGACCGGCGTGCTCAAGGCGATCAAGGACGCCCGCGACGCCGGGATCCTCGTCATCGCGCTCGACACCGCCACCGAACCGCCCGACGCCGTCGACGCCACCTTCGCCACCGACAACTTCGCCGCCGGCGAGCAGCAGGGCGCCTACGTCAAGGCCGCGCTCAAGGGCGTCCCGCCCAAGCTGCTCATGGTCGACGGGACGGCGGGCAGCTCGGTCGACACCCAGCGCCACGGCGGTTTCCTCAAGGGCATCGGGCTGACCGACGGCTCGCCGGAGATCAAGGGCCACACCGCGGCCAACGGCGACCAGAGCCTCGCCCAGCAGGGCATGGAGAACCTGCTGCAGCGCAGCACCGACATCAACGCCGTCTACTCGATGAACGAGCCGATGGGCCGCGGCGCGTACGCGGCGCTGAAGGCCCGCGGGCTCACCGGACAGATCGTGATGGGCTCGATCGACGGCGGCTGCGAGGGCGTCCAGAACGTCAAGGACGGCCAGTACGCCGCGACCGTCATGCAGTTCCCCAAGAAGATGGCCGAACAGGGCGTGCTCGCGGCCGTCGACTACGCGAAGACCGGGAAGAAGCCGACCGGCTTCGTCAACACCGGGTCCGCCGTGATCACCGACAAGCCCTTGCCCGGCGTCGAAAGCCACGACACCGCGTGGGGCCTGCAGAACTGCTGGGGAGGACCGAAATGA
- a CDS encoding LacI family DNA-binding transcriptional regulator: MPQPRSSRPTQRDIAELAGVSITTVSHVVNGTRAVAEDTKAAVLRAIETTGYTGDAIARSLVTGGTRSIGMAISLVANPYFATLMQAIEREASAHGYTVLLADTHDTAGTERDTVRALRSRRVDGLLITPAPGDGPVIGELVSLDVPTVLIDRLTTRADVDQVGTENIQATSALTAHLATLGHRRIGMISGTPGLSTSEERVLGYRLGLGRSGLTWSADLVACGNSSHEGGSLALSTLLALPEPPTALVVGNDSMMVGVLHEARRRGLRIGRDLPVVVYDDVEWADLVDPPLTTMAQPIEEIGRQAVRLLLARINDPARKAETVRLPPTLRHRESCGCPPIHSHK; encoded by the coding sequence ATGCCCCAGCCGAGATCATCGCGGCCGACCCAGCGGGACATCGCCGAGCTCGCCGGCGTTTCGATCACGACCGTGTCGCACGTCGTCAACGGGACGCGGGCGGTCGCGGAGGACACCAAGGCGGCCGTCCTCCGGGCGATCGAGACGACCGGCTACACCGGCGACGCGATCGCCCGTTCGCTGGTCACCGGCGGGACGCGGTCGATCGGGATGGCCATCTCGCTGGTGGCCAACCCGTACTTCGCGACGCTGATGCAGGCGATCGAGCGGGAGGCGTCGGCGCACGGGTACACCGTGCTGCTGGCCGACACCCACGACACCGCAGGCACGGAGCGTGACACCGTGCGGGCGCTGCGTTCGCGGCGCGTCGACGGCCTGCTCATCACCCCGGCCCCGGGCGACGGCCCGGTGATCGGCGAGCTGGTGTCGCTGGACGTGCCGACGGTGCTGATCGACCGGCTGACCACCCGCGCCGACGTCGACCAGGTGGGCACGGAGAACATCCAGGCGACGTCGGCGCTGACCGCGCACCTGGCGACGCTCGGGCACCGGCGGATCGGGATGATCAGCGGCACGCCCGGGCTGTCGACGAGTGAGGAGCGCGTCCTGGGCTACCGGCTGGGGCTCGGCCGGTCCGGGCTGACGTGGTCGGCCGACCTCGTGGCCTGCGGAAACTCATCGCACGAAGGGGGCTCGCTGGCGTTGAGCACGCTGCTGGCGCTGCCCGAGCCGCCGACGGCGCTGGTCGTCGGGAACGACAGCATGATGGTCGGGGTGCTGCACGAAGCGCGGCGGCGCGGCCTGCGCATCGGGCGTGACCTGCCGGTGGTGGTCTACGACGACGTCGAGTGGGCGGACCTGGTGGACCCGCCGCTGACGACGATGGCGCAGCCGATCGAGGAGATCGGGCGGCAGGCCGTGCGGCTGCTGCTGGCCCGGATCAACGACCCCGCGCGCAAGGCCGAGACGGTCCGGCTGCCACCCACTCTGCGTCACCGTGAGTCGTGCGGCTGCCCGCCGATTCACTCACATAAGTGA
- a CDS encoding LacI family DNA-binding transcriptional regulator, whose translation MTALSPELRLWDPPVTYRIGVAMGTHANPYSGELLRSIRAAAAQAGCDVTLADTGDTASEEDSLVRALRADLVDGVLLVPSTGGEAVINGLVRMGVPTVLIDRVAARNDVDQVGTENVHAVASLVRHLVEGRNRKIGLISGDESLDISRERVRGYRLGLEQAGLRYNRELVECGLSTSGGAARATAKLLDGWPSPTALVVADESMLVGVQYEAHRRGIRIGSELAVVGYGDMEWARRVSPAVTTLAQPVADIGRRAVQLLLSRMADPDRPPETVSLTPRFLHGASCGC comes from the coding sequence ATGACCGCACTATCGCCAGAGCTCCGGTTGTGGGACCCCCCGGTCACCTACCGGATCGGCGTCGCGATGGGTACGCACGCGAACCCTTACTCGGGTGAGCTGCTGCGCTCGATCAGGGCCGCCGCCGCTCAGGCGGGGTGCGATGTCACGCTGGCGGACACCGGCGACACGGCGAGTGAAGAGGATTCGCTGGTGCGCGCGCTGCGAGCGGACCTCGTGGACGGCGTGTTGCTGGTGCCCTCGACCGGCGGCGAAGCGGTGATCAACGGCCTGGTCCGGATGGGCGTGCCGACGGTGCTGATCGACCGCGTCGCCGCCCGCAACGACGTCGACCAGGTGGGCACGGAGAACGTGCACGCGGTGGCGTCGCTGGTCCGTCACCTGGTCGAGGGACGCAACCGCAAGATCGGCCTGATCTCGGGCGACGAGAGCCTGGACATCAGCCGCGAGCGCGTCCGCGGCTACCGGCTGGGCCTGGAGCAGGCGGGGCTGCGGTACAACCGCGAGCTGGTGGAGTGCGGGTTGTCGACATCGGGCGGAGCAGCACGGGCCACGGCCAAGCTCCTGGACGGCTGGCCTTCCCCGACGGCGTTGGTGGTGGCGGACGAGTCGATGCTGGTGGGCGTCCAGTACGAGGCCCACCGCCGCGGAATCCGCATCGGCTCGGAGCTGGCGGTGGTCGGCTACGGCGACATGGAGTGGGCCCGCAGGGTGAGCCCGGCGGTGACAACGTTGGCCCAGCCGGTCGCCGACATCGGACGCCGGGCGGTGCAGCTGCTGCTGTCCCGGATGGCCGACCCCGACCGGCCGCCGGAGACGGTGTCGCTGACGCCGCGCTTCTTGCACGGCGCCTCCTGCGGCTGCTGA
- a CDS encoding GNAT family N-acetyltransferase, with translation MIRLAHTAQLPSAELDAVRALLEGAFADFDLPGWENTLGGMHALTFDGDDLVGHASLVQRRLLHGDRVLNTGYVEGVAVHPDHRRRGVASALMAAMEDLLPGYEVGALSATRAGAPLYAGRGWQQWRGPTFALTPAGVRRTEDDDGGVYVFPGRASLDLDGALTADWRAGDVW, from the coding sequence GTGATCCGGCTCGCGCACACCGCCCAGCTGCCCTCCGCCGAGCTGGACGCCGTCCGGGCTCTGCTCGAAGGCGCGTTCGCCGACTTCGACCTTCCGGGCTGGGAAAACACCCTCGGCGGGATGCACGCCCTGACCTTCGACGGTGACGACCTGGTCGGCCACGCCTCGCTCGTGCAACGCCGGCTCCTGCACGGCGATCGCGTGCTGAACACCGGCTACGTCGAGGGCGTCGCGGTGCACCCGGACCACCGGCGGCGTGGGGTCGCGAGTGCGTTGATGGCGGCGATGGAGGATCTGCTGCCCGGATACGAGGTCGGCGCCCTGAGTGCGACCCGGGCCGGGGCGCCGCTGTACGCCGGACGGGGCTGGCAGCAGTGGCGAGGACCGACCTTCGCCCTGACGCCGGCGGGAGTGCGGCGCACCGAGGACGACGACGGCGGGGTCTACGTCTTCCCCGGCCGGGCGTCGCTCGATCTGGACGGCGCGCTAACCGCCGACTGGCGGGCCGGCGACGTCTGGTGA
- a CDS encoding glycoside hydrolase family 76 protein, whose translation MDVSAAERAVTARHLRRVWGLPGTVLGRSGWPASVGQRLHWHWNYWWQAHLLDTLVDAQQRSPSASRLALIRSFVRSVRLRNFGRWTNEYYDDIAWLGLALQRVQHLGIDVGPAVAAIDTQLLSGWTSAAGGGIWWRVGDEFKNAPANGPAAIFHARSGNLSRAREMTDWMTSTLVDPATGLVWDGIRTDTGELVEHIYTYCQGVYLGACLELSLVDDAARTVRAVASHCAPGGVIRGQGGGDGGLFAAILARYLALAARALPGPEASLARSLVLDSAKACWSGAAEGPVFSAFWDRPALALPLPEDAPERDMSVQVGGWMLLEAAATLSPDVAGPPVGG comes from the coding sequence ATGGACGTCTCGGCTGCCGAACGCGCGGTGACCGCCCGGCACCTCCGCCGCGTCTGGGGGCTGCCCGGCACGGTCCTCGGCCGCAGCGGCTGGCCGGCATCGGTCGGCCAGCGGCTGCACTGGCACTGGAACTACTGGTGGCAGGCCCATTTGCTGGACACGCTGGTCGACGCTCAGCAACGGTCTCCGTCTGCTTCGCGCTTGGCCCTGATCCGTTCTTTCGTGCGTTCGGTGCGGTTGCGCAACTTCGGGCGCTGGACGAACGAGTACTACGACGACATCGCCTGGCTCGGCCTTGCGCTGCAACGGGTTCAGCATCTTGGTATCGACGTCGGCCCGGCTGTCGCGGCGATCGACACGCAGCTGCTGTCGGGCTGGACGTCCGCGGCGGGCGGCGGAATCTGGTGGCGCGTCGGCGACGAGTTCAAGAACGCCCCGGCCAACGGCCCGGCGGCGATCTTCCACGCCCGGTCGGGAAATCTCTCCCGCGCTCGTGAGATGACGGACTGGATGACGTCCACTTTGGTCGATCCGGCGACCGGCCTGGTCTGGGACGGCATCCGCACGGACACGGGCGAGCTGGTCGAGCACATCTACACGTACTGCCAAGGGGTTTACCTCGGGGCGTGCCTGGAACTGTCCTTGGTGGACGACGCTGCTCGAACGGTGCGGGCGGTGGCTTCGCATTGCGCCCCGGGAGGGGTGATCCGCGGCCAAGGCGGTGGCGACGGCGGGCTGTTCGCGGCGATCTTGGCCCGGTACCTGGCCTTGGCGGCGCGTGCTTTGCCCGGTCCGGAGGCGTCTCTGGCGCGGTCGTTGGTGCTGGACTCCGCGAAGGCCTGCTGGTCTGGCGCGGCGGAAGGGCCGGTGTTCAGCGCGTTCTGGGACCGCCCGGCCTTGGCGTTGCCATTGCCGGAGGACGCCCCGGAGCGCGACATGTCGGTCCAGGTGGGCGGCTGGATGCTGCTGGAGGCCGCGGCAACGCTGTCACCAGACGTCGCCGGCCCGCCAGTCGGCGGTTAG